In a single window of the Pseudogemmatithrix spongiicola genome:
- a CDS encoding efflux RND transporter periplasmic adaptor subunit, with translation MTARLSLLLVLIALTACGRDAELGSESAAPIPVRVVQPQPRSAEPDIQLTGMLGAKEEIPLGFKIGGVVASVGVEAGDRVTEGQLLAALSPVEIESSVSAAREGRDKARRDLARVERLQRDSVTTLAQLEDARTGLEVAEAQLRAAEFNRQYAEVRAPAAGVILRKQLERGQLVAPGAPVFLLRAERTGLVLRAGAADRDAVRLSTGMRARVEFDAYPGVVFDGRIEQVGVAAAPMTGTYEVEIAVEPAGRRLASGLIGRARVTPQSAAPVLTLPAEALLEVEGREATVFVLDAAESAAQRKRVTVLWLDGPFAAVSGEIAADARVVIAGASRLADGTRVHVVTERTP, from the coding sequence GTGACCGCTCGCCTTTCGCTTCTCCTCGTCCTCATCGCGCTCACCGCGTGCGGAAGGGACGCCGAGCTCGGGTCCGAATCCGCGGCGCCCATCCCCGTGCGCGTCGTCCAGCCCCAGCCGCGCAGCGCGGAGCCAGACATCCAGCTCACCGGCATGCTTGGGGCCAAGGAAGAGATTCCGCTCGGCTTCAAGATCGGCGGCGTTGTCGCCAGCGTCGGCGTCGAGGCCGGTGACCGCGTCACCGAAGGCCAACTGCTCGCGGCGCTCTCGCCGGTGGAGATCGAGTCCTCGGTGTCTGCCGCGCGCGAAGGGCGCGACAAGGCGCGTCGCGATCTCGCGCGCGTCGAGCGCCTGCAGCGCGACAGCGTGACTACGCTGGCCCAACTCGAAGACGCGCGCACGGGACTCGAAGTCGCCGAGGCGCAACTGCGTGCGGCGGAATTCAACCGGCAGTACGCCGAGGTGCGCGCACCCGCGGCGGGCGTGATCCTGCGCAAGCAGCTTGAGCGCGGGCAGCTGGTGGCGCCGGGCGCCCCGGTGTTCCTGTTGCGCGCCGAGCGCACCGGGCTCGTGCTGCGCGCCGGAGCTGCAGATCGCGACGCCGTGCGGCTCTCCACCGGCATGCGCGCGCGCGTGGAGTTCGATGCGTACCCCGGCGTCGTCTTCGACGGCCGCATCGAGCAGGTGGGCGTCGCAGCGGCGCCGATGACGGGCACGTACGAAGTGGAGATCGCCGTCGAACCCGCCGGACGCCGGCTGGCCTCGGGGCTCATCGGCCGCGCGCGCGTGACGCCGCAGAGCGCGGCACCCGTCCTGACGCTTCCGGCGGAAGCGCTGCTCGAGGTCGAGGGACGCGAGGCCACGGTGTTTGTGCTCGATGCGGCGGAAAGCGCCGCGCAGCGCAAGCGCGTCACCGTGCTCTGGCTCGACGGGCCCTTCGCGGCCGTCAGCGGAGAGATTGCGGCTGACGCGCGCGTCGTGATCGCTGGCGCGAGCCGACTCGCCGACGGAACGCGGGTGCATGTCGTGACCGAGCGTACCCCGTGA
- a CDS encoding efflux RND transporter permease subunit, with the protein MSIVGFSVRNRQFMLVAFVALLATGAFSMLTIPRAEDPTFPIPVFPVVAVYPGASPTDIEQLVVDPIEDRIRALEDLKDVKTSIEDGLAVIVPEFDVSVDADRKYDEILREVNALRGDLPSDLAVLEVQRINAADVNIAQFALVSVTAPYHELDKAARALRDDLARLPGVKKAETWGYPRREVRVALDVGRLAELGIPLTRVLQAVGGESLNIPGGSVDAGNRRFNVKTSGGYRSLEQIRATVIAGAPGSTLRLGDVAEVEWDYETVKYTARSNGKRAVWITVAMQENQNIMAVRDRVWAAADAFEASLPASMTFERPFDQSKNVQARLSRLTADFMIAIALVVLTLLPLGFRASAIVMVSIPLSLAIGVTLLKVFGFSINQLSIVGFVIALGLLVDDSIVVVENIARWLREGSSRVSAAIKGTNQILVAVIGTTATLVFAFLPVMMLPGTAGKFIRSLPAAVVLTIAASLLVSITIIPFLAAMFLKEEGDEHGNVFMRALNRGIDATYGRVLHRALARPVQTLAVAAVLFAGTLALIPSIGFSLFPKAGTPQFLVTVNAPEGSSLTVVDSAVAFAERALVKRESVRQVYANIGRGNPNIYYNIQSLAERSTRGELFVLTREYDPASTPALLDSLRVEFDAYPDARIQVTEFENGPPIDAPVAMRITGDDLDSLRAIAARVERVLDATEGTRDVLNPLRVSRTDLRLRADRAKAGLYGVPTAEVDRAVRLGLEGLVAGRVRDRDGEEYDVTLRLPGPARKGPEVLDRLYAGSVTGAQVPVRQLASLEFETSPPVIQHYDGERAVTVTSQVRTGYNTDRVTRAVLSVVDTLSLPEGYAITAAGEIESRQESFGGLGAAILIATFGILAILILEFKTFRGMLIVSSVIPLGVIGGLVGLWVTGYTLSFSSVIGFVALIGIEIKSSILLVDFTNQLRAEGVGLDDAIERAGKIRFVPIVLTSMTAIGGLIPLAIQGSSLYSPLAIVIIGGLVSSTLLSRLVTPVLYKLLPPTQEEVTQTGEFAVVAG; encoded by the coding sequence GTGAGCATCGTCGGCTTCAGTGTCCGCAACCGGCAGTTCATGCTGGTGGCCTTCGTCGCGCTGCTCGCGACGGGCGCCTTCTCGATGCTCACCATCCCGCGCGCCGAGGACCCGACGTTCCCGATCCCGGTGTTCCCGGTCGTCGCGGTCTACCCGGGGGCGAGCCCGACGGACATCGAGCAGCTCGTGGTCGATCCCATCGAGGATCGCATCCGCGCCCTCGAAGACCTCAAGGACGTCAAGACGAGCATCGAAGACGGTCTCGCGGTCATCGTCCCGGAGTTCGACGTCTCGGTGGATGCCGACCGCAAGTACGATGAGATCCTGCGCGAGGTGAACGCCCTGCGCGGCGACCTGCCCAGTGACCTCGCCGTTCTCGAAGTGCAGCGCATCAACGCCGCCGACGTGAACATCGCGCAGTTCGCGCTGGTCTCCGTGACCGCGCCGTACCACGAGCTGGATAAAGCCGCTCGCGCCCTGCGCGACGACCTCGCCCGGCTGCCGGGTGTGAAGAAAGCTGAGACCTGGGGCTACCCGCGGCGCGAGGTGCGCGTCGCGCTGGACGTCGGTCGGCTCGCCGAGCTGGGCATCCCGCTCACCCGCGTGCTCCAGGCGGTCGGCGGGGAGAGCCTCAACATCCCCGGTGGCTCGGTGGACGCCGGCAACCGTCGCTTCAACGTGAAGACCAGTGGCGGCTACCGCTCGCTGGAGCAGATTCGCGCCACGGTGATCGCCGGTGCGCCGGGTTCGACGCTGCGCCTCGGCGATGTCGCCGAGGTGGAATGGGACTACGAAACCGTGAAGTACACGGCGCGGTCGAACGGCAAGCGCGCGGTCTGGATCACGGTCGCCATGCAGGAGAACCAGAACATCATGGCCGTCCGCGACCGCGTGTGGGCAGCGGCGGATGCGTTCGAGGCGTCGCTGCCGGCGTCGATGACCTTCGAGCGCCCGTTCGACCAGTCGAAGAACGTCCAGGCGCGCCTGTCGCGGCTCACCGCCGACTTCATGATCGCCATCGCGCTGGTGGTGCTCACGCTGCTGCCGCTGGGTTTCCGCGCCTCGGCCATCGTGATGGTGTCCATCCCGCTCTCGCTGGCCATCGGCGTGACGCTGCTCAAGGTCTTCGGATTCAGCATCAACCAGCTGAGCATCGTCGGCTTCGTCATCGCGCTCGGCTTGCTGGTCGATGACTCGATCGTCGTCGTCGAGAACATCGCACGCTGGCTGCGCGAGGGCAGCAGCCGCGTCAGCGCCGCGATCAAGGGCACGAACCAGATCCTCGTCGCCGTCATCGGCACGACGGCGACCCTCGTGTTCGCCTTCCTCCCGGTGATGATGCTGCCGGGTACGGCGGGCAAGTTCATCCGTTCGCTGCCCGCGGCGGTCGTCCTGACGATTGCGGCATCGCTGCTGGTCTCGATCACGATCATCCCGTTCCTCGCGGCGATGTTCCTCAAGGAAGAGGGCGATGAGCACGGCAACGTGTTCATGCGGGCGCTGAATCGCGGCATCGACGCCACCTACGGCAGGGTGCTGCACCGGGCGCTGGCGCGACCCGTGCAGACGCTTGCCGTCGCGGCTGTGCTGTTCGCCGGTACGCTGGCGCTGATTCCCTCCATTGGCTTCTCGCTGTTCCCGAAGGCCGGGACGCCGCAGTTCCTCGTCACCGTCAACGCGCCGGAGGGGTCTTCGCTCACCGTCGTCGACTCGGCCGTCGCATTCGCCGAGCGCGCGTTGGTCAAGCGCGAGTCAGTGCGCCAGGTGTACGCCAACATCGGGCGCGGCAATCCCAATATCTACTACAACATCCAATCGCTGGCCGAGCGCTCGACGCGCGGCGAGCTGTTCGTGCTGACGCGGGAGTACGATCCTGCGTCCACGCCGGCGCTGCTGGACTCACTCCGCGTGGAGTTTGACGCCTACCCGGACGCGCGCATCCAGGTCACCGAGTTCGAGAACGGTCCGCCGATCGATGCGCCCGTTGCCATGCGCATCACGGGTGACGATCTGGATTCGTTGCGCGCGATCGCGGCGCGCGTGGAGCGCGTGCTGGACGCCACCGAGGGTACGCGCGACGTACTGAACCCCCTCCGTGTCTCGCGCACCGACCTGCGGCTCCGCGCCGACCGCGCGAAGGCGGGCCTGTACGGCGTACCGACGGCCGAGGTGGACCGCGCCGTGCGACTCGGCCTCGAGGGCCTTGTCGCGGGGCGCGTCCGGGACCGTGACGGCGAGGAGTATGATGTGACGCTCCGCCTGCCTGGTCCGGCGCGAAAGGGCCCGGAGGTCCTCGATCGGCTCTACGCCGGCTCGGTCACCGGCGCGCAGGTGCCGGTGCGCCAACTCGCGTCACTCGAGTTCGAGACCTCGCCGCCGGTCATCCAACACTACGACGGCGAGCGCGCCGTGACGGTGACGTCGCAGGTGCGCACCGGCTACAACACCGACCGCGTCACGCGTGCCGTGCTCTCGGTGGTGGACACGCTCAGCCTGCCCGAGGGCTACGCCATCACGGCCGCGGGCGAGATCGAGAGCCGGCAGGAGAGCTTCGGCGGACTCGGGGCCGCGATCCTCATCGCGACCTTCGGCATCCTCGCGATCCTCATCCTCGAGTTCAAGACCTTCCGCGGTATGCTCATCGTGAGCTCCGTGATTCCGCTCGGCGTGATCGGCGGTCTCGTCGGTCTCTGGGTGACAGGCTACACGCTGAGCTTCAGCTCGGTGATCGGCTTCGTTGCCTTGATCGGCATCGAGATCAAGAGTTCGATCCTGCTAGTGGACTTCACGAACCAGCTGCGCGCCGAAGGTGTGGGACTCGACGACGCCATCGAGCGGGCCGGCAAGATCCGCTTCGTACCCATCGTGCTCACGTCGATGACGGCCATCGGCGGCCTCATTCCGCTGGCCATCCAGGGCAGCTCGCTGTACTCGCCGCTGGCCATCGTGATCATCGGCGGCCTGGTGAGCTCGACGCTGCTCTCCCGCCTGGTGACGCCGGTGCTCTACAAGCTGCTGCCGCCCACGCAGGAGGAAGTCACGCAGACCGGCGAGTTCGCGGTGGTGGCGGGCTAA
- a CDS encoding IS481 family transposase, protein MNIHNNARLTAWGRAELVRRVVLDGEPVRAVAAALHISPSTAYKWLRRFAAGGWAALADRSSRPHRSPTATRPALIERILRLRATRLTGPEIAERLGLAVSTVGRVLTRAGQGRLKGPGATGGPRCQRETPGELVHVDTKALDRFVTAGHRAHGNRSKVGRRRGLGQDHLHVAVDDATRLAYAALLPTQDAAACTRFLEAARRWFAQLGIAVTGVMTDNAKAYTSHAVQAALAAHGIRHLRTKPYRPQTNGKAERFIQTALRRWAYKKPYRTSAHRNAALPDFLDCYNVERPHRSLGRVPPLLHFLMQREQRP, encoded by the coding sequence GTGAACATCCACAACAATGCGCGATTGACCGCCTGGGGGCGAGCCGAGCTCGTCCGCCGGGTGGTCCTCGACGGCGAGCCGGTGCGCGCCGTCGCCGCGGCCCTCCACATCAGCCCGAGCACGGCTTACAAGTGGCTGCGCCGCTTCGCGGCCGGGGGCTGGGCGGCGCTGGCCGACCGCTCCTCGCGCCCGCATCGCTCGCCGACCGCCACGCGGCCGGCGCTCATCGAGCGGATTCTCCGCCTGCGCGCGACGCGGCTCACCGGGCCGGAGATCGCGGAGCGGCTCGGGCTCGCGGTCTCGACCGTGGGCCGGGTCCTCACGCGCGCGGGCCAGGGCCGGCTGAAGGGCCCGGGGGCGACGGGCGGGCCGCGCTGCCAGCGCGAGACGCCCGGCGAGCTCGTGCATGTCGACACGAAGGCCCTCGATCGCTTCGTCACGGCGGGCCATCGCGCGCACGGCAACCGCTCGAAGGTCGGCCGCCGTCGGGGGCTCGGGCAGGACCATCTCCACGTCGCGGTCGACGACGCGACGCGGCTCGCGTACGCGGCGCTGCTGCCGACACAGGACGCGGCGGCGTGCACCCGCTTCCTCGAGGCGGCGCGCCGCTGGTTTGCGCAGCTGGGCATCGCCGTCACCGGTGTGATGACCGACAACGCCAAGGCGTACACGAGCCACGCGGTGCAGGCCGCGCTGGCCGCGCACGGGATCCGGCACCTGCGCACCAAGCCCTACCGCCCGCAGACGAACGGCAAGGCGGAGCGCTTCATCCAGACCGCGCTCCGCCGCTGGGCCTACAAGAAGCCATACCGGACCTCGGCGCACCGCAACGCGGCGCTGCCCGACTTCCTAGATTGCTACAACGTCGAACGGCCGCACCGGTCGCTCGGCCGCGTCCCGCCGCTGCTCCACTTCCTCATGCAGCGTGAACAACGTCCTTAG
- a CDS encoding dipeptidase, translating into MQRRSLLRLLAGASAASLLPRNAFAAPAILTRRYALGPLGDEYSARTIRLMQESPVVDMLCQFAFADMREQGTPRADRWLQDPGTFTAEDFAAFRGSGVKTLALGRGGPSYEAMLQFMAQWNGFVASHPEWFIRVDDAADLASARGDGRVGIMITTQNSDHFRAVGDVTTFHRLGQRLSQLTYNVQNRIGAGFLEHNDGGLSIFGHEIVAAMQRVGMTVDLSHCADKTTMDAIAAAKKPVVFTHAAARGLMPGYARCKSDDAIRALARNGGVMGIAAIRFMIKPEGPVTVEHFVDHIDYVIKLVGAEHVGIGSDLDMAGLGMPIPRAGATPEIANQVNFDRYKPHYAEDGGVHVDGMKHPKRIFDVVETMVRRRHSDDTIRLVIGGSFVRAVSASWVPDPA; encoded by the coding sequence ATGCAACGTCGCTCCCTCCTTCGCCTCCTCGCCGGCGCGTCGGCCGCGAGCCTCCTGCCGCGCAACGCCTTCGCCGCGCCGGCCATCCTCACGCGCCGCTACGCTCTCGGCCCGCTCGGCGACGAATACTCCGCGCGCACGATCCGGCTGATGCAGGAATCGCCCGTCGTCGACATGCTCTGCCAGTTCGCCTTTGCCGATATGCGCGAGCAGGGTACGCCCAGAGCCGACCGCTGGCTGCAGGATCCGGGCACGTTCACCGCCGAGGACTTCGCCGCGTTCCGCGGCTCCGGCGTAAAGACCCTCGCGTTGGGACGCGGCGGTCCAAGCTACGAAGCCATGCTGCAGTTCATGGCGCAGTGGAACGGATTCGTTGCCTCGCACCCGGAATGGTTCATCCGCGTGGATGACGCTGCGGACCTCGCCAGCGCGCGCGGCGATGGCCGCGTCGGCATCATGATCACCACGCAGAACTCGGACCATTTCCGCGCCGTCGGCGACGTCACGACGTTCCATCGGCTCGGTCAGCGGCTCTCACAGCTGACCTACAACGTCCAGAATCGCATCGGCGCGGGGTTCCTCGAGCACAACGACGGGGGCTTGAGCATCTTCGGGCACGAGATCGTGGCCGCGATGCAGCGCGTGGGCATGACGGTGGACCTCTCGCATTGTGCCGACAAGACGACGATGGACGCCATCGCCGCCGCCAAGAAGCCCGTGGTGTTCACGCACGCGGCTGCGCGGGGCCTCATGCCCGGCTACGCGCGCTGCAAGTCTGATGACGCGATTCGCGCGCTCGCCCGCAACGGCGGCGTCATGGGCATCGCCGCCATTCGCTTCATGATCAAGCCCGAGGGACCGGTGACGGTCGAGCATTTCGTGGATCACATCGACTACGTCATCAAGCTCGTGGGCGCCGAGCACGTAGGCATCGGCTCGGACCTCGACATGGCAGGCCTTGGCATGCCGATTCCGAGGGCCGGCGCCACGCCGGAGATCGCGAACCAAGTGAACTTCGATCGCTACAAGCCGCACTACGCCGAGGACGGCGGCGTGCACGTGGACGGCATGAAGCATCCCAAGCGGATCTTCGACGTGGTCGAGACGATGGTGCGTCGGCGGCACTCCGACGACACCATCCGCCTCGTGATCGGCGGCAGCTTCGTGCGCGCCGTCAGCGCCAGCTGGGTGCCCGACCCCGCTTAG